Within Cherax quadricarinatus isolate ZL_2023a unplaced genomic scaffold, ASM3850222v1 Contig4346, whole genome shotgun sequence, the genomic segment gcctttatacaaaggaactatgcatgctctctgccaatccctaggtaccttaccctcttccatacatttattaaataattgcaccaaccactccaaaactatatccccacctgcttttaacatttctatctttatcccatcaatcccggctgccttaccccctttcattttacctactgcctcacgaacttcccccacactcacaactggctcttcctcactcctacaagatgttattcctccttgccctatacacgaaatcacagcttccctatcttcatcaacatttaacaattcctcaaaatattccctccatcttcccaatacctctaactctccatttaataactctcctctcctatttttaactgacaaatccatttgttctctaggctttcttaacttgttaatctcactccaaaactttttcttattttcaacaaaatttgttgataacatctcacccactctctcatttgctctctttttacattgcttcaccactctcttaacctctctctttttctccatatactcttccctccttgcatcacttctactttgtaaaaacttctcatatgctaactttttctcccttactactctctttacatcatcattccaccaatcgctcctcttccctcccgcacccactttcctgtaaccacaaacttctgctgaacactctaacactacatttttaaacctaccccatacctcttcgaccccattgcctatgctctcattagcccatctatcctccaatagctgtttatatcttaccctaactgcctcctcttttagtttataaaccttcacctctctcttccctgatgcttctattctccttgtatcccatctaccttttactctcagtgtagctacaactagaaagtgatctgatatatctgtggcccctctataaacatgtacatcctgaagtctactcaacagtcttttatctaccaatacataatccaacaaactactgtcatttcgccctacatcatatcttgtatacttatttatcctctttttcttaaaatatgtattacctataactaaacccctttctatacaaagttcaatcaaagggctcccattatcatttacacctggcaccccaaacttacctaccacaccctctctaaaagtttctcctactttagcattcaggtcccctaccacaattactctctcacttggttcaaaggctcctatacattcacttaacatctcccaaaatctctctctctcctctgcattcctctcttctccaggtgcatacacgcttattatgacccacttctcgcatccaacctttactttaatccacataattcttgaatttacacattcatattctcttttctccttccataactgatcattcaacattactgctaccccttcctttgctctaactctctcagatactccagatttaatcccatttatttccccccaccgaaactcccctacccccttcagctttgtttcgcttagggccaggacatccaacttcttttcattcataacatcagcaatcatctgtttcttgtcatccgcactacatccacgcacattcaagcatcccagttttataaagtttttcttcttctcttttttagtaaatgtctacaggagaaggggttactagcccattgctcccggcattttagtcgcctcatacgacacgcatggcttacggaggaaagattcttttccacttccccatggacaatagaagaaataaagaagaacaagagctatttagaaaaaggagaaaaacctagatgtatgtatatatatatatatgcatgtgcgtgtctgtgaagtgtgaccaaagtgtaagtaggagtagcaagatatccctgttatctagcgtgtttatgagacagaaaaagaaaccagcaatcctaccatcatgcaaaacagttacaggtttctgtttcacagtcatctggcaggacggtagtacttccctgggtggttgctgtctaccaacctactacctatatatatatatatatatatatatatatatatatatatatatatatatatatatacatatactaaaTGTAGTAAAGAGTGTTCATGAGAACATTGTGGCTCAGgtttgtgtgtaggaaagagggagataactTTCCAGTAAAATAGGTCTTAAACAGTGATGtatattggaaatataaacacaaatgcagtataatgtgatcctttattgacaacgcttcacccacacagtgggctttttcaagtcacacacggatctacctggggttggaaggtacgagagtatttatagtcatgttcagaatgttgaggtcaggtggagaatgctgcatctgatgatctaccgggtggggttatagagtcttgggtagcttggcaggggtattggacaagttgtagaccttctgcagtgttctatgttcttatgtgggatagcgatgaagaagtttcttggcgagtggttcagctatgttatagaagccattgttctggttgaaattgttggttatagagataagcgatgattccaggattcttctgtattgagtgttgtcttctgtggctataattcttgagtttctgtagttaattggttgtgtgaattgcgatgttgtacacaggcattccttgtatcgtcagtcctgcttgcatattggtgttctgaaatgcgtgtttggaggtctcttgatgtttcggccacatataatttgttgcagtcattacaagggattatgtatacccctgcagaggatggaggcttgtcctgtctactactggtgatgtccttgatggtcgtggttgtggaggtagatacttggaatgatgttttggcaaagatgttggaaacatgtttggcaatgaagttgttggggaggactatgtatctcttctcggcagtgtcttctctgggtgtgttgaagatgtttaatgcccgccgtctgcagtctctgatgaagtgacgaggatagtggagtttagaaaatacttgttcaattatagtgcattcttcctcaaggaactcattgctgcagattctgagtgcacgtaggaagaagcctataaaaAAAATTCGGTCTTAATTACGTGTTTTTGGCGCGTGTCATACTCCGTGCCCTGCGCGGCCAGCTTCCCATTttttagttccaaccaatcacaagccttccctgagtctcttcagctaagtacagttcgcttctgccgccttcccattggttgagagatcaaaatataaacactggtggcttggcttcgcccacacacgcatttttccctccacccttactaatctactcttggattatacattctacaatgtcggtaagtactgattgttgtgtttagtgcttacatgaatagtttaggcatattttgatatatacctaaagtccgtgtgaagcataatatgagtgtagcatgcagttgaaaaaagtgcaagcatTTTAGACCGAATTATTTCGGTCTTGCgcgagtttccgggaatgtccaattttagtcaaataaatatttataagaaattttcaattgcatatatgaactctgtagtggtctggatttatacaggaggtttctattgtccttccagttccatgagaggctgttttatggggagcagtcgaccagcaggtcgaggtatgtctgcgtttctgaagacagtgactcggaaccagaggtagacgaaccagaattgctggatagtggtgatgaatacttgccaccggatgcacaggatgcagagatgtcaagtgatgatgaggaggaagaaagggaagaaaggccagccaaaaagcagaaagtaatgaggaaaaagagaacttttaggattgaggaatacccggatgaggaagagatccatgagaatattgctcttcaagtttcataaagactgatagaaattgtttcTCAGACTTCCATCTTTCCATTTAGCAATATAGAATCATTGGtcttccaaatgaatctcaggaatatagggattgaaacttgcatcactttgcaatttggcactgttgatatttgcttcctttttatatttttgtaacaattaaaaaatgttttgatacaagttccatttatgttttttatattgtctgtttgtatattaaatttaaaaaattgttttggtgtgttttattaacaattgcaagtttgcaacataaaattttttaatcccTTTGTCGGGCGCAGCCGaatattttcggtcttcggagattagcaatt encodes:
- the LOC138852134 gene encoding uncharacterized protein, translating into MSFHERLFYGEQSTSRSRYVCVSEDSDSEPEVDEPELLDSGDEYLPPDAQDAEMSSDDEEEEREERPAKKQKVMRKKRTFRIEEYPDEEEIHENIALQVS